From the Anguilla anguilla isolate fAngAng1 chromosome 6, fAngAng1.pri, whole genome shotgun sequence genome, one window contains:
- the LOC118229666 gene encoding acetyl-coenzyme A transporter 1-like, with protein sequence MDTSDTVRHNGRQRKPVGSADRGGVARSNSETEETTLLQDSDSRSGSDAGEDGLPTVPPSLKGELGNVLLLFFLYVLQGIPLGLAGSIPLIMQSKKVSYKDQAYFSLVFWPFSLKLLWAPLVDAMYVQRFGRRKSWLVPTQYLLGLFMLYLSVTAESLLEGDGRHGPDVFAITALFFTLSFLAATQDIAVDGWALTMLSRANVGYASTCNSVGQTAGYFLGNVLFLALESADFCNKYLRQEPRDTGIVTLSDFLFFWAAVFMVTTTLVAVLKREDARPRDGRSPEEAQGGRSREETQGVRETYRLLLSIVRMPTVFTFCCLLLTAKVGFSAADAVTGLKLVEAGVPKEQLALLAVPMVPLQILLPLIISKYTAGPRPLDIFYRAFPFRLLMGLVYALLVWWTPTVKQGGGFPVYYYAVVLLIYAIHQVALYSMYVATMAFHAKVSDPMIGGTYMTLLNTVTNLGGNWPSTLALWLVDPLTTKECQGPGSPSCGSPAEAELCAQEGGVCVTVLDGYYVESVVCVVLGLCWWLWLGKRMRGLQDQSPAAWKCRKTQ encoded by the exons ATGGACACATCCGATACTGTGAGGCACAACGGAAGGCAGCGGAAACCGGTCGGTTCGGCGGACCGCGGCGGCGTCGCGCGATCGAACTCGGAAACGGAGGAGACGACCTTGCTGCAGGATTCGGACTCGCGCTCCGGCTCAGACGCGGGGGAGGATGGCCTCCCCACTGTACCTCCGAGCCTCAAGGGGGAGCTCGGAAACGTGCTACTGCTGTTCTTTCTGTACGTATTGCAAGGGATACCCTTGGGGCTGGCCGGGAGCATACCTTTAATCATGCAGAGCAAGAAGGTCAGCTACAAAGACCAGGCCTACTTCAGCCTGGTCTTCTGGCCGTTCAGCCTGAAGCTACTGTGGGCGCCCCTAGTGGACGCCATGTACGTCCAGAGGTTCGGCCGCAGGAAGTCCTGGCTGGTCCCGACCCAGTACCTGCTGGGACTGTTCATGCTCTACCTGTCCGTCACGGCGGAGTCGCTGCTGGAGGGCGACGGTCGCCACGGGCCGGACGTCTTCGCCATCACGGCGCTCTTCTTCACGCTGTCCTTCCTGGCGGCCACGCAGGACATCGCGGTGGACGGCTGGGCGCTCACCATGCTCTCCCGAGCGAACGTGGGCTACGCCTCCACCTGCAACTCGGTGGGCCAGACGGCCGGCTACTTCCTGGGCAACGTGCTGTTCCTGGCGCTGGAGTCGGCCGACTTCTGCAACAAGTACCTGCGGCAGGAGCCCAGGGACACCGGCATAGTCACGCTCTCAG ACTTCCTGTTCTTCTGGGCGGCGGTGTTCATGGTGACGACCACGCTGGTGGCCGTGCTGAAGCGGGAGGACGCGCGACCGCGGGACGGGAGGAGTCCggaggaggcgcaggggggGAGGAGTCGGGAGGAGACGCAGGGAGTTCGGGAGACCTACAGGCTGCTCCTCTCCATCGTCAGGATGCCGACCGTTTTCACCTTCTGCTGCCTGCTACTCACGGCCAAG GTGGGCTTCTCCGCGGCGGACGCGGTGACGGGGCTGAAGCTGGTGGAGGCGGGCGTGCCCAAGGAGCAGCTGGCTCTGCTGGCGGTGCCCATGGTGCCCCTCCAGATCCTGCTGCCGCTCATCATCAGCAAGTACAccgccgggccccgccccctggacATCTTCTACAGGGCCTTCCCGTTCAG gctgCTGATGGGGCTGGTGTACGCCCTGCTGGTGTGGTGGACCCCCACCGTGAAACAGGGGGGCGGATTCCCCGTCTACTATTACGCCGTGGTGCTGCTCATCTATGCCATTCACCAG GTGGCgctctacagtatgtatgtggCCACGATGGCCTTCCATGCCAAGGTCAGTGACCCCATGATCGGGGGCACCTACATGACCCTGCTGAACACGGTCACCAACCTGGGGGGGAACTGGCCCTCCACCCTGGCACTGTGGCTGGTGGACCCCCTCACTACCAAGGAGTGCCAGGGGCCAGGCTCACCGAGCTGTGGGTCCCCAGCGGAGGcagag ctgtgcgctcaggaggggggtgtgtgtgtcaccgTGCTGGACGGATACTACGTGGAGTCGGTGGTGTGCGTGGTGCTGGGGCTGTGCTGGTGGCTCTGGCTGGGGAAGAGGATGAGGGGCCTACAGGACCAGAGCCCCGCAGCCTGGAAGTGCCGAAAGAcccagtga